In the genome of Panthera uncia isolate 11264 chromosome B3 unlocalized genomic scaffold, Puncia_PCG_1.0 HiC_scaffold_1, whole genome shotgun sequence, one region contains:
- the MAPK1IP1L gene encoding MAPK-interacting and spindle-stabilizing protein-like → MSDEFSLADALPEHSPAKTSAVSNTKPGQPPQGWPSSNPWNNPSAPPSVPSGLPPSATPSTVPFGPAPTGMYPSVPPTGPPPGPPAPFPPSGPSCPPPGGPYPAPTVPGPGPTGPYPTPNMPFPELPRPYGAPTDPAAAGPLGPWGSMSSGPWAPGMGGQYPTPNMPYPSPGPYPAPPPQAPGAAPPVPWGTVPPGAWGPPAPYPAPAGSYPTPGLYPTPNNPFQVPSGPSGAPPMPGGPHSYH, encoded by the exons atgtctgATGAATTTTCG TTGGCAGATGCGCTACCTGAACACTCCCCTGCCAAAACCTCTGCTGTGAGCAATACAAAACCTGGCCAACCTCCTCAAGGCTGGCCAAGTTCCAACCCTTGGAATAACCCAAGTGCTCCACCTTCTGTGCCATCTGGACTCCCACCAAGTGCAACACCCTCCACTGTGCCTTTTGGACCAGCACCAACAGGAATGTatccctctgtgcctcccaccGGACCACCTCCAGGACCCCCAGCACCCTTTCCTCCTTCTGGACCATCATGTCCCCCACCTGGTGGTCCTTATCCAGCCCCAactgtgccaggccctggcccCACGGGGCCATATCCTACACCAAATATGCCCTTTCCGGAGCTTCCAAGACCATATGGTGCACCCACAGATCCAGCTGCTGCTGGTCCTTTAGGTCCATGGGGATCCATGTCTTCTGGACCTTGGGCACCAGGAATGGGTGGGCAGTATCCTACCCCTAATATGCCATATCCATCTCCAGGGCCATATCCTGCACCTCCTCCCCAAGCACCAGGGGCAGCACCACCTGTTCCGTGGGGCACTGTTCCACCAGGAGCCTGGGGACCACCAGCACCATATCCTGCCCCTGCAGGATCATATCCCACACCAGGACTCTATCCCACTCCCAACAATCCTTTTCAAGTGCCTTCAGGACCTTCTGGTGCTCCACCGATGCCTGGTGGCCCCCAT TCTTACCATTAA
- the SOCS4 gene encoding suppressor of cytokine signaling 4 — MAESSENSSKNVDVRPKTSRSRSADRKDGYVWSGKKLSWSKKSESCSDAETVNAIEKTEVPLRSQERKHSCSSIELDLDHSCGHRFLGRSLKQKLQDAVGQCFPIKNCSGRHSSGLPSKRKIHISELMLDKCPFPPRSDLAFRWHFIKRHTAPINPKSSEWVSTDLAQSELRDGQLKQRRNVEEEVNCFSHTDVQPCVITTNNASCRGGPVTGSVMNLVSNNSIEDSDMDSDDEIITLCTSSRKRNKPKWEMDEEILQLETPPKYHTQIDYVHCLVPDLLQINNNPCYWGVMDKYAAEALLEGKPEGTFLLRDSAQEDYLFSVSFRRYSRSLHARIEQWNHNFSFDAHDPCVFHSPDITGLLEHYKDPSACMFFEPLLSTPLIRTFPFSLQHICRTVICNCTTYDGIDALPIPSSMKLYLKEYHYKSKVRVLRIDAPEQQC; from the coding sequence ATGGCAGAAAGTAGTGAAAATAGTAGCAAAAATGTAGATGTAAGGCCCAAAACTAGTCGAAGTAGAAGTGCTGACAGAAAGGACGGGTATGTATGGAGTGGAAAGAAATTATCTTGGTCAAAAAAGAGTGAAAGTTGTTCAGATGCTGAAACAGTGAATGCTatagagaaaactgaagttcCTTTAAGGAGCCAAGAAAGGAAGCACAGCTGTTCATCCATCGAGTTGGATTTAGATCATTCCTGTGGGCATAGATTTTTAGGCCGATCTCTTAAACAGAAACTGCAAGATGCCGTGGGGCAGTGTTTCCCAATAAAGAATTGTAGTGGTCGGCACTCTTCGGGGCTTCCGTCTAAAAGGAAAATTCATATCAGTGAGCTCATGTTAGATAAGTGTCCTTTTCCACCTCGATCAGATTTAGCCTTTAGGTGGCATTTTATTAAACGACACACTGCTCCTATAAATCCCAAATCCAGTGAGTGGGTGAGCACAGACTTGGCTCAGAGTGAATTGAGGGATGGTCaactaaaacaaagaagaaatgtggAAGAAGAGGTGAACTGCTTCTCACATACTGATGTTCAGCCCTGTGTCATAACCACCAACAATGCTTCATGTAGAGGTGGTCCTGTGACTGGCTCTGTGATGAACCTAGTTTCAAATAACAGTATAGAAGATAGTGATATGGATTCAGATGATGAAATTATTACACTTTGCAcaagttccagaaaaagaaacaaacccaaatgggaaatggatgaagaaatCCTGCAGCTGGAAACACCTCCTAAGTACCATACCCAGATTGATTATGTCCACTGTCTTGTACCAGACCTCCTTCAGATCAATAACAATCCATGTTACTGGGGAGTTATGGATAAATATGCAGCTGAAGCTCTACTAGAGGGAAAACCAGAGGGTACCTTTTTACTTCGAGACTCAGCACAGGAAGACTATTTATTCTCTGTTAGTTTTAGACGCTATAGTCGTTCTCTTCACGCTAGAATTGAACAGTGGAATCACAATTTTAGTTTTGATGCACATGATCCTTGTGTCTTCCATTCTCCTGACATTACTGGGCTCCTAGAACATTATAAGGACCCAAGTGCCTGTATGTTCTTTGAACCACTTTTATCCACTCCTTTAATTCGgactttccctttttccttgcAACATATATGCAGAACAGTTATTTGTAACTGTACAACTTACGATGGCATTGATGCCCTTCCAATTCCTTCTTCTATGAAATTATATCTGAAGGAATATCACTATAAATCAAAAGTTAGAGTACTCAGGATTGATGCACCAGAACAACAGTGCTAG